The sequence ACTCTCAGAACCGCGTATGCCTCTGTCTGAAACCATGGTAAATTCCTCCGGGGTGAAGCGGAAAGTGAGCGGGCAACTCGCAGTCATCTCCTGTGAGCGTCACGTCGACGCGCAGGCGAAATGAGTCCGCAAAGCGGCGTGCTGTTTAGTAAGTGAATTTCGAGGGGCTAATGAACCGAACCAGTGAAAGCAATATACGCTTTATGGTGTGACCACGGCATGACCAATGACCGACCGGAACAAGTCGTGTTCGAACAAAGAGATGCGGACTGTTGCAATTAGTCCTTTGAGCTCGAAGCGGAATTGGTATTCTCACGATTCGGGCCATATAAGACGTTGTAATCGAAAGTGAATTCAATTGTCACTTCAGGTGGAGCACCGGCTGGGAGCGGCTTGAAGTTGGGAGCTGCATTTTCGACGGCATTAATCGCGGCCTGATCGGCTACCGCTACTCCGCAACTCTTCAAAACTTTCAGATTAGACAGTTCACCGCCTCTGTCGATATTGAACCGAACAACGACGCGCCTCGACTCTTGCCTCTGTGGAGGGAACCACGACCGTTTTATGTTGCGTTGCAAATTAGCCATGTAAGGACCAAAGTCAACATCGACCGCTGGTGCCTGTTTAACAGGTGCGGGCGCAACAGAGTGAACGTTTGATGGCTGGCTTAGATTGATCAGCGCAAAGATGCCGAGT is a genomic window of Candidatus Melainabacteria bacterium containing:
- a CDS encoding TonB C-terminal domain-containing protein, with product MLPLFNRKESQNSQHEELVNTLGNPHASEEEWLNASDKLGEYKPKPTATEQRHKVSRHLGEVSMLAAMGLGIFALINLSQPSNVHSVAPAPVKQAPAVDVDFGPYMANLQRNIKRSWFPPQRQESRRVVVRFNIDRGGELSNLKVLKSCGVAVADQAAINAVENAAPNFKPLPAGAPPEVTIEFTFDYNVLYGPNRENTNSASSSKD